The proteins below are encoded in one region of Penicillium psychrofluorescens genome assembly, chromosome: 4:
- a CDS encoding uncharacterized protein (ID:PFLUO_006105-T1.cds;~source:funannotate), with protein MKALLFFASLGFVAAENGLKGWLRYESLPCSSQCRRNLPSGIVALNATETSPVYVAGLELQEGLKDIYGSHAQITHSQCETDSVVVGTIDQYRQTCGRMDEPPELDEDGFWLSTSGQGVQILGQNERGALYGAFEYLSMLAQGNFSEVAYSTNPSAPVRWVNQWDNMDGSIERGYGGESIFFKDGGIVNDLSRAAQYARLLASIRINAVVVNNVNANATTLTPQNIEGLGRIADVFRPYGVQLGISLNFATPQILGGLSTYDPLNKCVIQWWTNVTAQIYKRVPDMAGYLVKADSEGEPGPETYNRTLAQGANLFAKALQPYGGIVMFRAFVYNQLNESNWKADRAKAAVDFFKPLDGKFEENVIVQIKYGPIDFQVREPTSPLFANLFHTNTALEVEVTQEYLGQQSHLLYLPPLWKTVMDFDLRVERQPSVVRDIYTGKRFNRKLGGSAAVVNVGTNATWLGSHLSMSNLYAYGRLAWDPTEDAQEILEDWIRLTFGLDNKVLQTLTRMSMESWPAYENYSGNLGIQTLTDILYTHYGPNPASQDNNGWGQWTRANHKTIGMDRTVSKGTGYTGQYPAEVAAIYENLDTTPDNLVLWFHHVNYTHRLHSGKTVIQHFYDAHYEGAVTAQTFLTQWESLEGKVDPERYEDIRRRLDYQTGHSIVWRDAIVNFYHNLSRIPDEMKRVGNHAWRVEAEDMDLTGYETYVVSPFETASGSMAIVTNSNSTTGTATTTLDFPSGVYDLAINYYDLYGGVSQWEVYLNNRTIGHWIGNNEHTLSHTPSIYLDGHSATRINFRGVQVNQGDVLKIVGTPNGIEPAPLDYISVLPPGTVD; from the coding sequence ATGAAAGCTCTTCTATTTTTCGCCTCGCTCGGTTTCGTTGCTGCTGAAAATGGCCTGAAAGGCTGGCTACGCTATGAATCACTGCCATGCTCTAGCCAGTGCCGTCGCAACCTTCCGTCCGGCATTGTTGCTCTCAATGCCACCGAGACGAGTCCGGTATACGTTGCGGGCTTAGAACTGCAGGAAGGGCTAAAGGACATATATGGCAGCCACGCTCAAATCACACACAGTCAGTGCGAAACAGATTCCGTTGTGGTCGGCACTATTGACCAGTACCGTCAAACTTGTGGCCGTATGGACGAGCCTCcagagctggacgaggacgggTTTTGGTTAAGCACCAGTGGTCAAGGTGTTCAGATCCTGGGTCAAAATGAACGAGGTGCTCTCTATGGGGCCTTTGAATACTTGTCAATGCTTGCGCAGGGGAACTTTTCAGAGGTGGCCTATTCAACGAACCCGTCTGCGCCTGTCCGATGGGTCAACCAGTGGGATAACATGGACGGTAGCATCGAGCGTGGGTACGGAGGGGAGTCCATCTTTTTCAAAGATGGAGGTATTGTCAATGATTTAAGCCGGGCCGCCCAATATGCTCGTTTGTTAGCCTCTATCAGGATCAACGCCGTGGTTGTCAACAATGTGAATGCCAATGCCACCACCCTGACACCCCAGAACATCGAAGGACTGGGTCGTATTGCGGATGTCTTTCGTCCCTATGGCGTACAGCTTGGAATCTCACTCAATTTCGCAACGCCCCAGATCCTGGGGGGCCTCAGCACCTATGACCCCCTGAATAAATGCGTGATTCAGTGGTGGACAAACGTCACAGCCCAAATCTACAAGCGTGTTCCCGATATGGCAGGCTATCTTGTCAAGGCCGATTCCGAAGGTGAACCGGGTCCAGAGACATACAACCGAACCTTGGCCCAGGGAGCGAACCTTTTCGCGAAAGCCCTCCAACCATACGGCGGTATCGTCATGTTCCGCGCCTTTGTCTATAATCAGCTCAACGAGTCCAACTGGAAGGCAGACCGTGCCAAGGCCGCAGTCGACTTCTTCAAGCCTCTTGATGGCAAATTCGAGGAGAATGTCATCGTCCAAATCAAGTACGGACCCATCGACTTTCAGGTCCGCGAGCCTACGTCACCGTTGTTTGCGAATCTATTCCACACCAACACCGCCCTGGAAGTAGAGGTCACGCAGGAGTATCTCGGACAACAGTCACATCTGCTTTACCTACCCCCGCTCTGGAAGACAGTGATGGACTTTGATCTTCGCGTGGAACGACAGCCTTCTGTGGTCCGTGACATCTATACAGGCAAGCGATTCAACCGCAAACTAGGTGGTTCGGCGGCTGTTGTCAACGTGGGCACAAACGCAACCTGGCTCGGAAGCCACCTCTCCATGTCGAATCTATACGCATATGGTCGTCTGGCATGGGATCCAACAGAGGATGCTCAGGAAATATTGGAAGATTGGATCCGTTTGACCTTTGGCTTGGACAATAAAGTCCTTCAAACTCTTACAAGAATGTCCATGGAATCGTGGCCAGCCTATGAGAACTACAGCGGTAACTTGGGCATACAGACGCTGACGGATATCTTGTACACCCACTACGGACCGAATCCGGCGTCTCAAGACAACAATGGATGGGGGCAATGGACTCGTGCAAATCACAAAACTATTGGTATGGACCGCACCGTATCAAAGGGTACGGGTTACACAGGCCAATATCCCGCCGAAGTTGCGGCCATTTACGAAAATCTCGACACCACTCCGGATAACCTGGTCTTGTGGTTCCACCATGTGAACTATACCCACCGTCTACACTCTGGCAAGACCGTGATCCAGCATTTCTATGACGCACACTACGAAGGTGCTGTTACAGCCCAGACATTCCTCACCCAGTGGGAGTCTCTAGAGGGCAAGGTCGATCCGGAAAGATACGAGGATATCCGACGACGCCTCGATTATCAAACTGGCCATTCCATCGTCTGGCGCGATGCCATTGTCAACTTCTACCACAATCTGTCCAGGATTCCTGACGAAATGAAGCGCGTGGGAAACCACGCCTGGCGCGTCGAAGCTGAGGACATGGATCTGACTGGGTATGAAACCTATGTCGTCAGCCCCTTCGAGACGGCCTCAGGATCCATGGCCATCGTCACGAATTCTAACAGCACCACCGGCACAGCGACAACAACACTTGATTTTCCTTCTGGGGTTTATGACCTCGCAATCAACTACTATGATCTCTACGGAGGCGTGTCTCAGTGGGAGGTGTATCTGAACAACCGCACTATTGGACACTGGATTGGAAACAATGAGCACACTCTTAGTCACACTCCTTCTATCTACTTAGATGGCCATTCTGCTACACGCATCAACTTTCGAGGGGTTCAGGTCAATCAGGGTGATGTTCTTAAAATTGTCGGCACACCCAATGGCATTGAGCCAGCCCCATTGGACTATATCTCAGTGCTCCCCCCTGGAACGGTGGACTAG